The Mycobacterium riyadhense sequence TCAAACAGGTAGCCGATCTTGATGGGCTGCGCTGTGCTCTCGTAGGACAATCTCACCCTCCGTCTGGCGCGGCTGTCCTGCAGACAAACCTAAGATTTGTTCCAACCGTATCGCGGCCGATGTATCGTCGTCAATGACCGGCCGGCGGGCCGGGCAGATATACGTCGATCATTTCCGCCAGTCCACCCGCGACATGAGCGTCGTCGGTCAACGGACCGGCAATGGCGGCCCTAGCCGCATCCCGGGCAGTCAACCCTTCCGAGATGAGCCGTCCGGCGGCAATGAGCACCCGGGTCGACGCCACCTCGCGCAGCCCGCCGTTTTCCAGGCGACGGATCGCCTGCGCCAACCGGACCAACTCCGCGGCCGTGTCCGGGCCGATGCCCGCCTCGTGCGCGACGATCTTCTGTTCGACATCGCTTGCCGGGAAGCCGAATTCGATGGCCACCATCCGCTGTCGTGTCGAGTCCTTGAGATCCTTGAGGACGCTTTGATAGCCCGGGTTGTAGGACACCACCAAGCAGAATCCCGGTGCGACGTCCAGCGTTACGCCCAGCCGTTCGATCGGGAGCTGTCGGCGGTGATCGGCGAGGGGGTGCAGCACCACGGTGGTGTCCTGCCGGGCCTCGACAACCTCGTCGAGATAGCAGATCGCCCCCTCACGCACGGCCCGGGTCAAAGGGCCGTCGACCCACTCCGTTTCGCCGCCACGCAATAGATAGCGGCCAACCAGATCGGCGGTAGTGAGATCGTCGTGGCACGCGACCGTGATGAGGGGCCGCTGCAGGTCGTATGCCATCGCCTCGAGAAACCGCGTCTTTCCGCATCCGGTCGGCCCCTTGAGCAACAACGAGAGTCCTTGGTGGAACGCCGCCTTGAAGACCTGCACCTCATTGCCGACCGATACATAGAAGGGCCGGGACGTCGGTGGTGTCACTCGTCTCTCTCCTTCATGCCGCGCCGCGGCGAACGTAGCGCGGCTCCGGTCGGCGGACTTCGGCTGCGCGCAGCGCCGTTCGGAACAACGGTCCGACCACCTGGCGCAGTTGCTCGGGTCGCGCGACGGCGGCGTGCGCTGCGCTGCCGAAGACACGTTGCAGCTCCTCGGGATCGGTTGCGGCGCCGATCGTCAGACACACACATCCGGTGCCTCGGCCACGGGCTTCGGCCAGGGCACGGCGGGCATCGCCGGCCCCGTAGACGCGCT is a genomic window containing:
- a CDS encoding CbbQ/NirQ/NorQ/GpvN family protein, producing the protein MTPPTSRPFYVSVGNEVQVFKAAFHQGLSLLLKGPTGCGKTRFLEAMAYDLQRPLITVACHDDLTTADLVGRYLLRGGETEWVDGPLTRAVREGAICYLDEVVEARQDTTVVLHPLADHRRQLPIERLGVTLDVAPGFCLVVSYNPGYQSVLKDLKDSTRQRMVAIEFGFPASDVEQKIVAHEAGIGPDTAAELVRLAQAIRRLENGGLREVASTRVLIAAGRLISEGLTARDAARAAIAGPLTDDAHVAGGLAEMIDVYLPGPPAGH